From Vanacampus margaritifer isolate UIUO_Vmar chromosome 8, RoL_Vmar_1.0, whole genome shotgun sequence, a single genomic window includes:
- the gpx1b gene encoding glutathione peroxidase 1b produces the protein MAKRFYDLSGKMLTGETFNFSSLQGKVVLIENVASLUGTTNRDYTQMNELHERYASKGLVILGVPCNQFGHQENSKNEEILHLLKYVRPGNNFEPKFKLLEKVEVNGKDAHPLFVFLRESLPLPSDDPTHLMGDPKLIIWSPVCRNDVSWNFEKFLIGSDGVPFKRYSRRFLTSDIEGDIKKLLSQAN, from the exons ATGGCAAAGCGATTCTACGATCTCTCGGGCAAGATGCTAACGGGGGAAACTTTTAATTTCTCCTCGCTTCAGGGCAAAGTGGTCCTGATCGAGAACGTCGCGTCTCTCTGAGGTACGACCAACAGGGATTACACTCAGATGAACGAGCTCCACGAGCGATATGCCAGCAAGGGGCTCGTTATCCTGGGTGTACCCTGCAACCAATTTGGCCACCAG GAGAACTCCAAGAATGAAGAAATCCTTCACTTGTTGAAGTACGTCAGACCCGGGAACAACTTTGAGCCCAAGTTCAAGCTCCTGGAGAAGGTGGAGGTGAACGGGAAGGACGCCCACCCGCTGTTCGTGTTCCTGCGGGAGAGCCTCCCGCTCCCCAGCGACGACCCCACCCACCTGATGGGCGACCCCAAGTTGATCATTTGGAGCCCCGTGTGCAGGAACGACGTGTCCTGGAACTTTGAGAAGTTCCTCATCGGGTCGGACGGCGTGCCCTTCAAGCGCTACAGCCGCAGGTTCCTCACAAGTGACATCGAGGGAGACATCAAGAAGCTCTTGAGCCAAGCAAACTAA